From a single Mus caroli chromosome X, CAROLI_EIJ_v1.1, whole genome shotgun sequence genomic region:
- the Fam104b gene encoding protein FAM104B isoform X3: protein MWKRRPDDNEDDNYRPPRSKRTKKDQDIQDHHAIESTSSDNERNQGSINNPNRERVPESSLNLSTAELDSNIPGFSQEEDYEVCQDQDPYSHINNXLKEAHFYSLQQRGHSPT from the exons GAAAAGAAGACCAGATGATAATGAGGATGACAACTACCGTCCCCCTCGTTCAAAGAGGACTAAGAAGGACCAGGACATACAGGACCATCATGCTATAGAG tCGACAAGCAGTGATAATGAAAGGAACCAAGGCAGCATCAATAACCCCAATCGTGAGAGAGTACCAGAAAGCAGCTTAAACCTGAGTACTGCTGAACTAGACTCCAATATCCCTGGGTTCTCCCAAGAGGAGGATTATGAAGTGTGCCAAGACCAAGATCCTTACTCACATATTAACAACANCTTGAAGGAGGCTCATTTCTACAGCCTCCAGCAGAGAGGACACTCTCCGACTTGA
- the Fam104b gene encoding protein FAM104B isoform X1, producing the protein MDDPPKMDDPPMKRRPDDNEDDNYRPPRSKRTKKDQDIQDHHAIESTSSDNERNQGSINNPNRERVPESSLNLSTAELDSNIPGFSQEEDYEVCQDQDPYSHINNXLKEAHFYSLQQRGHSPT; encoded by the exons GAAAAGAAGACCAGATGATAATGAGGATGACAACTACCGTCCCCCTCGTTCAAAGAGGACTAAGAAGGACCAGGACATACAGGACCATCATGCTATAGAG tCGACAAGCAGTGATAATGAAAGGAACCAAGGCAGCATCAATAACCCCAATCGTGAGAGAGTACCAGAAAGCAGCTTAAACCTGAGTACTGCTGAACTAGACTCCAATATCCCTGGGTTCTCCCAAGAGGAGGATTATGAAGTGTGCCAAGACCAAGATCCTTACTCACATATTAACAACANCTTGAAGGAGGCTCATTTCTACAGCCTCCAGCAGAGAGGACACTCTCCGACTTGA